Within the Silurus meridionalis isolate SWU-2019-XX chromosome 2, ASM1480568v1, whole genome shotgun sequence genome, the region ctttctttttaatttggGCACTGTTTTATAGTGATGTATGTGCATGTGACTTTCTTTTATACTAAATTTTAGCCTCTAATTCTAATTAAAACCTGTGGGATCCTTGGAAAATTTACACCTCTTAGTCGTGGACCGTAGGTTTGTATGACTTTTTTGTCTCTGTTAACTTTACTCTGTTACTTTTCCTGTACATGGCTATATAAACTCTTAATGTAACTATAGTACTTTGAATTTAAATGCAATGTTATATAACTCAAAATGTGTCTTCTTGAAACCTACACTGGACACATCAGTGCtctgaagaaagaaaagagtaaaATTGTGAATAGTACATTTATGAAGAGCAAAGtagtacaaataaaaagtacTGTTTATTCTACCTCTCTAGTCTTATTTCAGTAATAGTTTAAAAGAGTAACTACGTGCTGTTCTTCTCAAACACTCCATCTGATGGTATCAGCATTAACCTTTAgcagctttttcttttatttttttttaataaggcaCACTATTGTTGCTTTAATGTCATCCATGTCCTTGCTTGCCTTAGGGCTTTCATGTTACAACTTGTTTTACTGTGGTTTCCCAGGTATGTCTACACCAATCCAATTCAAATATATTCCCACTCTGTATTTCTTTTACAGGGACTTGGAAATTTTAGATCCaagatcagatttttttaagcaacaGAACACCAAATTCCTTCATCAGCAGCACACAACTACCAAAGGTAGGACTTAACAGGAAGTAGGATTACATGGCTGCGTTTATTTCCGAAAATTTTAAATTTGCTGCTCTTTTTTTCAAGAGTAAGGATGTGGTGATCTTCAATGGGCTTATAGCCCTGGGGACAGTGTGTAGTCAAACAGCATACAACATATTTGCCTTCGATTGTCCATGCTCTGCAAAGAGAAATTATATGTATGGCTTAGCTGCTATTGGCGTGCCAGCCATAGCATTCTTTTTAATTGGAGTAATGATTAATCGTAGCACCTGGGACCTTATTTCAGAGTGTCGCATTAGAAAATGCCGGAAACTTTCTGGGGCTGCTGCTTTTGCTCTGCTGGGTTCAATAGTGGGGCGTGCAGCAGTGGCCCCAGTTACATGGTCTGTAATCTCACTCCTCAGAGGAGAGGCTTATGTTTGTGCTCTTAGTGAATTTGTGGATCCTCAGTCTTTGGAAAACTTTCCTTTTACTACCCAAAGTCCTATTATCATGGCCCAGTTTCCCTGTAAGGATGTGCCTGCAGAGCTGCTACACTTTTGGAAACAAATCGAACGCCGACTCAAGTATGAATCTCAGGTAACAAATCCAAATTACAATGACTattagtaatatttatttttacaagatAAATCAACTCATTAACATAAAAACTCTCATTTACAAAAGTGACCTGATCAAGAAGGTAATTGTTGAACAAACATCAATTAAAGACACAATAACATTGCATATGTTACGAATCCCCACATCTCATGAGAGTGAAGAAGAATAAGTGAAAATAAACTCAATCAAGCAATCAAAACAGAATAACACATTATATACTATCTATAAACTTTAATGGTATTTCTTTAGTGTCACATTTAGAAACTCCCAAGGAGGAACATCAttttatgatatatttttttcggATCTTATtccttactgttttttttttttttactagattttACTAGAAGACCTGCACACCAGCAGTTTCTTAAATACCCAAACCAGCTGGTCTGACACCAACAATCATGCAACAAAGATAACACTTtttgtgatgtttgatgtgaacaataATTGCAACAATTGAACCTATATCtgcattctattttttattttttttttgcattgtgctgctgcaaCATGATTATTtaataactgcatgaatgtgcaggtgtacagctgttcctaataaagtgggtGGTAAATGTACGTGTgcataaaatgttttagaaCATTTGTATTTCTAAGACGTGTCATTGattgtaatataaatgtttattaaaggcTGTTACACAAAGAGCTTTCTTATAATTCACATCCCCTCAGTAGTTTCATTGAGGTAGATGTTTTATATGCTTTGCCACTTACGTATTTATAACTTATATTGTTAATTTGTTGTTTGTCTCCAGCTGTTAGGATGGATGTTAGTGGCTATCGTGTCGTTCTCTGTGTTCCTGGTGATGTGTGTAAAGCGTTGCTGCTCTCCTCTGGGCTACCAGCAGGAGGCATACTGGTCCACATATCGGGCGAGCGAGCACGCTCTTTTCCAGCGCACAGCTGAGGTTCATGCTAAGCTCTGCGCTGCTGAGAACATCAAGAGCTTCTTTGGGTTTGTTGCTTTGGAGGACGAAGAAAAGGGTCTTCAAGCAACATGCAAGGGGGTTAAAAATGGAATTTCCAGTCTGGAGTGGAACCAGATAACAGGAGTTTACTTATATAGAGAGAATAAAGGGACTCCCCTGTACAGTCGCCTCAATAAATGGGCCAAATACACAATTGGGAACAACACTGAAGACACTGAGATGGACATGTTAGGTTAAGGAGTGGCCATTTACAGTAATCGACTACCTTATTGAAATTTCTTGTGGATAATGACTGTATTCATTAACAAGATACAGTTCTGTAACTGAAAGTCTATTAcagtatgttgtgtttgtctttcCTGCACAGATCAGAGTAGTGAATGAATGTTCAGTATGATTATTACATGAGATCTACATACATTAATAATTTCTTTAGCTTGATGATTGTGTGATACAGTTACAGATACAGAAATGTGCATTAATACACAATGCATACTAAAGCAGCTTTTTTGATTTATTAAGGATGTAAGACATTGAAAACGTTTTTAACAATGTATGggctatttatatttttttactttgttatgAGAAGGATTGTATATTGGTTTCttcaatatttttattgaattggattttttaatacttaataaCTAGCAACAAACCAACATCGGATTAAATACCCTATAAGTGTTATTTTGAGAATGCACTGAATTTTATCTCAGGTGGGTTTTATGGTGA harbors:
- the LOC124401950 gene encoding calcium homeostasis modulator protein 2-like; this encodes MAAFISENFKFAALFFKSKDVVIFNGLIALGTVCSQTAYNIFAFDCPCSAKRNYMYGLAAIGVPAIAFFLIGVMINRSTWDLISECRIRKCRKLSGAAAFALLGSIVGRAAVAPVTWSVISLLRGEAYVCALSEFVDPQSLENFPFTTQSPIIMAQFPCKDVPAELLHFWKQIERRLKYESQLLGWMLVAIVSFSVFLVMCVKRCCSPLGYQQEAYWSTYRASEHALFQRTAEVHAKLCAAENIKSFFGFVALEDEEKGLQATCKGVKNGISSLEWNQITGVYLYRENKGTPLYSRLNKWAKYTIGNNTEDTEMDMLG